The following is a genomic window from Clostridium sp..
TTATAAATCTGGATACTTTTTTTGGCTTTCCTCCAAATGTTTCTACGGAACACAGATGCAGATTATCTATGGCCCTTGTAATTCCAACATAAAATAGCCTCCTTTCCTCTTCTATGTTTCCTGGTATGCTGTTTACATGTGGAATTATTCCTTCATTACAGTTCACCATAAACACATTGGCAAATTCCATACCCTTCACACCGTGAATAGTACTCAGTACAATGCCTTCATTTGAGGACAAGCTTTTAGCTGTGGCATTTGAAAATTTGTCTATATATTTCAGAAGTTCATCTATACTGGAAAATTTCTTTGACACTTCCCTGAATTCTTCCACAATATATTCAATTTTAGAAATATCTTCATCAATCTTGCTGCAGTATACTTTAAGATATTGCATATACCCTATATCATACATTATAAAATCAACAGTTTTCTGTAATGGCATCTTATTCAACTTTTCCACTTTTCTTTTAAGTTTATGTACAACCTTTATTTGCGAATTTGAAATCCCTCCCATATCTTTCAATATATCAAAGCAGTTGTCCCTTATAGGGTTCTCCCTAACCTTTCCTATATTTATCCTGCTTATATATCTGTATGGTCTGTTTGCAATTCTCTCAAAACTTTTTCTATCATATCCATCAACAGAAAGTTTCAAATAGGCAATTATGTCTCTGCAGACATAATGTTCAAAAAAATTATATGGTTCATTCAGAAATCTGAATTTTATACCATGTGCTAGAAAACTGTCTATTATGCTCCTTGACTCCATATTGCTCCTGTAAAAAACGGCTGTGTCTTCAAAGTTATATCTATTTCCAGTTGTTTTAAATGAAATATAATCTGATTCTTCATTAACACTTTTAAAAGTCATAAATTCCATATTGCCATGTTTTTTTCTATGAGGCTTTATAATTTTGTCATTTCGGTTTTTATTATTTGATATGAGTACTTTGGAAAGTTCAACTATATTTTCCACACTTCTATAATTCATGTTCAGAAAAAGTTTTCTACCTCTGTCAAAGTACATGTCAAAATTCACCATACATTCCGGGTTCGAGCCTCTGAAGCCATATATGCATTGATCTTCATCCCCTACTGCAAATATTGAATTCCCATATGCTATAAGTTTCAAAAGTTCCATCTGTATTCTGTCGGAATCCTGAAATTCATCAATCAATATATATTTGAATATATTTCTGCATTTATTCAAAATATAGCTGTTCTCAAGGAATAATTCCCTAGCCTTAAATTGAAGATCGTCAAAATCCATTAGGCAGTGCTTTTTCTTGTATTCTTCATATACGTTGAAACAATGCTTAAAAATACTTTTATCTACCTTGCTCTTAAAATCATCCATATTGCAGCTCTCACTTTTTAAATGGGAAATATCATTTAAAATATACTTCACTTTCTGTGATTCAACCTGATCCATATACAATCGCAGAATACCGGTAATAAGCTTCTGAGCCCCGTCTTCACTTATTATATCAATTTTGTTTCCGTATTTGGATAATATTCTATAAAAGAGAGAATGAAAAGTTCCAAAAAAAGGAGTCCTGTTCCTGCCTGATGATATTTTCAAATATCTATACTTCATATTTTCCGCCGCAGATTTAGTGAAAGTTATCACCAGTATATTGGACGGATCTATTCCTCTATTTTCCACAAGATTGTATACCCTGTTTATAATAACGGTAGTTTTTCCTGAGCCGGGCGGCGCACAAACTACCACATTTCTGTAGTCTGTATAAACAGCTTTTTCCTGCATTGGGTCCAATTCCATTTTCATATCTATCTCCTGCAACTCATGTAATCCATTTAAATGTTGCTATTGTAATAATTTCATTAAAGTATTACAATATTCATATATTGATTATTGTCATAATTTATATGATTAAAACATAAACAGAGGAGATTTTATTTATGGAATACATAAAAAATTTCGATATAAGAACCAGCAGAAATCTCACCATGCTTGTTGATTTCTACGAACTCACCATGTCCAATGGATATCTGGAAAGTAATATAGGAAATAGAATAGCTTATTTTGATATGTTTTTCAGAAAAATACCCGATGAAGGCGGATATTGCATTATGGCAGGTGTTCAACAGGTAATAGAATATTTGTCCAATCTAAACTTTTCAAAAGACGATATAGATTATTTAAGAAGCAAAGAGGATTTTTCAGAAAAGTTTTTAGACTACTTAGAAAATTTTAAATTCACCTGCGATGTATGGGCAATTCCAGAAGGAAATCCTGTTTTCCCGAATGAACCTCTTATAACTGTCAGAGGCCCGGCTATACAAGCCCAGTTTGTAGAGACCATGATACTCTTGACTATAAACCATCAGACTTTAATTGCCACAAAGGCAAACAGGATCTGCAAAGCAGCCAAGGGAAGACCTGTCATGGAATTTGGCTCAAGACGTGCCCAGGGATATGACGGTGCAATATATGGTGCCAGAGCTGCCGTCATAGGCGGCTGCAGTTCAACAGCCTGCACTATATCAGAACAGATGTTTGGAATACCGGCCGTAGGAACAATGGCACACAGCTGGGTACAGCTTTTCTCATCAGAATATGAGTCCTTCAAGGCATGGGCGGAGATATACCCGGACAACTGCGTACTTTTAATCGATACCTATAATGTACTCAAATCTGGACTTCCAAATGCCATACGGGTCTTTAAAGAAATACTTCTTCCAAACGGGAAAAGGCCTAAAGGAATAAGAATAGACAGCGGTGATATAACCTACCTTACCAAAAAGTGCAGAAAAATACTTGATGATGCAGGTTTCAATGATGTTAAAATAGTAATTTCAAATTCTCTGGATGAATTCATCATAAGGGATGTACTTAGTCAGGGTGCATACATTGATTCTTTCGGCGTGGGAGAAAGACTCATAACCGCAAGATCGGAACCTGTCTTTGGAGGGGTATACAAACTGGTTGCCGTAGAAGCTGAGAATGGAAATATAATCCCAAAGATAAAGATAAGTGAAAATGAAGAAAAGATAACAAATCCTGGATTCAAAAAAATCTACAGATTGTATGACAAGGATGAAAACAAGGCAATAGCCGACTTGATAACTTTAAGAGATGAGAAACTGGATGCTTCAAATTCTCTAGAAATATTTGATCCGGTCTTTACATGGAAAAAGAAGAAATTGAAGAACTACTACATCAAAGATTTGATGGTAAAAATATTTGATCACGGAAAATTGATATATGAAAGTCCTGACGTAATGGATATCAGAAATATTGTAAAAGAGGAAACGGAAAAAATGTGGCCTGAGGTCTTAAGATTTGAGAATCCTCACAATTACTACGTAGATTTGTCTACAAAACTCTGGAATCTAAAACAGGATCTACTTCACAAATATTCATCAACCTATGAAGAGTAAATTTATTGCGGAGAGGAAATTTATAATTTTCCCCCGCATTTTACTATATCCGCAAATCTTTTCAATACAAGTGCAGTAAACCCCCATATGACATAGTCTTCATATCTATAAAAATAATCTCTTACACTTCCCTTTCTGAATTTGTAATTTTTGCCGTCATTTATGAGGTGATATGGAAATTTTTCATCCAATTCTTGAACCAGTGGAAGTTCATAAGCATCAGGCCTGGTATCTATAAAGAATTTCAGCGGTACCTTGAAAACATGATCCACCTCAGATTTATTTGGGACTATATTATAATCTCCTTTTAATCTTGATACAAAGGGAAACATCATAAAGTTGAATGGTGTAACTACATAATCCATGTCTCCTATAAAATCAATGTCTTCTCTGTTCAAATTCAATTCTTCCATGGTTTCCCTTATAGCAGCATCTTTTGGGAATTCATCCTTCTCTATCTTTCCACCTGGAAGGCATATATCTCCTGGTTGATGTGATAAATTCATTGATCTCACTTCAAATATTACCTGTGGATCACAATTACTTTCTGTCAAAAGAAGCATAACTGATGCCCTGTTGAAATTTCCTATTATAGTCGGCTTCCTATTTTTAAATATATTATATATATTATCCATTTGGATTCACTCCTTTTCAAAAATTCTTGCAATTGTAAAATACTATTCTTAATGATATACTTTTAGTATTATATTCATATTATAATATTGTTCAACATAAAGTACATATAAATTCAGACAATTGGAGTGATTCATTTTGAAGAAAAATAAACTTTGTTTAGTCTTGATGCTTATTATCGTTTTCTTTGCTAATTCCATTGTATTTTCAAAAGAAACCGGAAATGTTGCTCCTCAAATATATGGTCAGTCGGCAATTACAGTGGACATGCAGACTGGTGAAATAATATACGAAAAAAACATAGATACAAGAAGATACCCTGCAAGCACTACAAAACTTATGACTGCAATATTGCTTGCAGAGAACAAAGATAAAAATTCAACTTTAAAATATACCAAAAATGCAAAGATGCAGCCGGCTGCATCCTTGAATGACGACATACATCCAATAGATATAGGTGATACCATGACTGCACTCTCTGCAATGGATGCTCTCCTACTATATTCTGCAAATGATATAGCCTATATGATAGCAGATAATATTGGAAATGGTACTTCTTCTTTTTCAGATGAAATGAATAAAAAAGTACATGAATTTGGCTTGAAAAACACCCATTTTGTCACTCCAAATGGGCTTCATAATGCAGATCACTATTCTACAGCTTATGATATGAGTATTATAGCCAAGCATGCTTTTGAAAATCCATGGATAAGAGAAACCATGTCAAAACCCACCAGCAGCATAAAAACTTCAAAGGGCCTCACATTTCCTCTCGAAAATAGGAACAAGCTACTTGGGAAAAATGGGTGTATAGCGGGGAAAACCGGATATACCATACCTGCCGGAAGATGCCTTGTAGCCATATATGAACGTTCCGGCAGAAAAATGCTTGGTGTAGTCATGAAATCAGTTTATGATGCAGATGATACCAATGTATTCAATGACATGGAAAAAATAATAGATTGGAGTTACAATAAAGAACCTTCCACAATATTTAAAAAGGATTCCATTATAACCTACAAAAATCTAAAATACAAACCTCTTGGCTTTGGCCCAAGCGTAAAGCTATCTGTTCCTGTAATTGTATCTGAAAATGTAGGATACTATGATAACTCCATAAACAAAAAAGAGCTGAAGGAAAACATATCCTTCAATAGCATAAATTCAGACACGCTTGAAGGAATTTCTCCTATAGGAACTTTAAACGTGAGTCAGAGGGATTGCACAAAGAACTACAAGCTTTATTCAAATCTCTCTAAAACAGATATATTAAAAAAGAGTTTTCATGTTTATGCAATGGCAATTATTGCTGCCGCTCTCTTAATATATATATTAGTTAGGAAACTGAGACATTTGCAATAAAATATACAAATGTCTCAGTCAAAATAGATATTATAATTTTATAGCATGAAGGGGGAATCGAATTGAAAATAGAATTTTACGGTGCTGCAGGATGTGTTACCGGTTCCTGTCATCTACTAAAAATAGGAGATAAAAATATACTGCTCGACTGTGGTATGTATCAAGGTACAGATGAAAAAGAAAGAGGAAACGAAACCTTTAATTTCAATCCTAAGGTAATCGATTACGTAATTCTGAGCCATGCACATATAGACCACAGCGGGAGAATTCCGCTCCTGTATAAACAGGGTTTTAAAGGAACTGTCGTCTGCACGGAAGGTACAAAAGACCTCTGCAGTATAATGCTTGCTGACAGCGGCCATATTATGGAATCCGATGCTGAATGGAAAAACAGGAGGAGAATACGTCAGGGAATCAATCAGCCAATTGAACCTCTCTATACTGTAAAGCTCGCCCAGGTGTCCATGTACCTGTTCAAGGGATATCCCTATGATCAATGGATAGAACTGTTTGACGGCTTCAAGCTAAGATTCAGGGATGCCGGACATCTTCTGGGATCAGCCATAATTGAAATGCTAATATCAGAGGATTCCAAAGACATCAAGCTTGTATACACCGGCGATCTTGGAAATAAATGCATTCCAATTTTGAAAGATCCAACTTTAGTAGATTACGGTGATTATTTGATAATGGAAAGTACCTATGGTGACAGGCTCCACACCAACCTGACTGATGATATAAAAAATCTATCGCAGATTATACTTGACACTTTTAAACGGGGTGGAAATGTAATAATACCTTCTTTTGCAGTGGGCAGAACCCAGGAGGTCATATATTCTCTCAATAAATATGTCTCGGAAAATACACTTAAGGACATAAAAGTATATATAGACAGTCCTCTGGCCGCAGAATCCACTTCTATATTTTCAAAATATAAGAAATACTACGACAGTGAGGCAGCAGGTCTTTTGGAGAAAGGCATAAATCCATTGAATTTTAATGGACTGACTTTTGTCAGATCCCCTGAAGAATCCATTAAATTAAATAAAATAAATCAAGGTGCCGTCATAATATCAGCCAGCGGAATGTGTGAGGCAGGCAGAATAAAACACCACCTGAAGCACAACCTCTGGAGAAAAGAATGTTCCATAGTATTTGTAGGCTACCAGGCAGAAGGTACCCTTGGAAGAAAAATACTGGATGGTTCTAAAAAGGTAAAAATATTTGGTGAAGAAATAGCTGTAAATGCCAAGATATATAACCTTCAGGGATTATCAGGTCATGCAGACAGGGATGGTCTATTCAACTGGCTCTGCAAATTCAAAACCAAGCCTGAAAAAATCATACTGGTTCATGGTGACAGCCAGCCGCTGGAAAACTTGAGCAACTTTTTGAAATCCCATGACTATTCAACTTTTATAGCACATCCAGGTGATACTTTTACACCTGGAATGATTCCACAAAAATTCAGTATAGTAAGAAATAAAATACTATCCATAATAAACTCCATAGAGGATCTTGATTCTTTCGACAGAGAAACTCTGATAAAAAAAATAGACTCGGAAATAAAGGATATATAAAAATGAAGCAGCCATAAGCTGCTTCATTTTTATATATCTAAACGCCAATACTATTTAATTGCATTATACTGCTGTTTACTTTTACAGACAAATTTGAAAGTTCTTCTGTCGTTGTCAACAGTTCTTCAGATGATGCTGCTATTTCCTCCGAAGCTGCTGAAACATTCTGTGAAGCTTCAGAAACATTCTCCACCTTTTTGAGGACTTCATCATTTTTAGATAAAGTTCCATCAAGAGACTCATTGGTGTCATTTATCAAATTAGGTATGGACTTTACAGCATCCATAATGTCTTCAAATGATATTATGGTATCATTGGCTGCAGTAGCTTGATTTTCAAGCAAGGAGCCTATTTCACTTGAATTTTTAATGACAGCTTGCGTTTCAGCAGTTATAGAAGTAACTAGATTTATTACCTTCTCTGAAGATGTTTTCGATTTTTCGGCTAGCTTTCTGACCTCATCTGCAACCACTGTAAATCCCTTTCCATGCTCTCCCGCTCTTGCTGCTTCTATAGAAGCATTCAAAGCAAGCAAATTGGTCTGTTCGGATATACCGGATATTACATCTGTTATCTTCCCTATTTCTGAAACCGTCCCTGACAGACTGTTTACCTTCTCCATGACTATATCAAATGAACCTTTTATTTTCACTATAAAGTCTATAAGGTCATATATCTTGTTTTCGCCATCTTTTGCCTTTTCTTCAGTATCTGAAGTACCCTCCGAAACTACACCGAGTTTTTGCTTTACCTTGTCAATTTCAGTTTTCAAATTATCAATAATGGTCACTATATCCACTATTTCATCCGCCTGAACCTGCGAATCCTTTGATATGTCCTGTATGGAATGGGCCACATCATTTGCGGATGCTACTATTACCTTCGAACTATTCTCAAGATTATCCGTCAAGGATTTAAGTTTTTGAATTTTATCAGATAAAGACTCTTTACCCTCATCAATATTATCCAAAGCTCCTGAATCTGCTCCATATAAAACGTCTTCATGTATAGGCTTCACATACTCCAAATTGCTGCCCATACTTCTTCCCACAATAAAAGCTGCAATTAAAAATACAATTCCTATTACCACCGAACTTTCCAGAAAATAACTGGCATTTCCAAAATTATTGGATTGGAAAATATAATAAATGATATTGGAAACCAAAATCGGAATAATAGAAAAACATGCTAACATTACTACAAGTTTTTTTTTCATTTTTTATTTACCCCCAAAAGTTACAAAGTTTTGTATGTATATGATTATTGTACCAAAAATCAGTTGAGTTTTAAAGCGGGACTTAAATGTACGCACTTCTGCTCCTATATAGGATTATAGTATAATATGGATATGAAATTACCTTGACACAAAAACCTAACTATTATATTATTTAAGAGTGATTGATTTTGACCTTTCGTCTTTCTGATGAGAGGTTTTTACTTTAAAATAATGGGAGTGAATATATAATGTCCAAAGTCAGAACAAGATTTGCACCAAGTCCTACAGGCTATATGCACGTTGGTAATCTAAGGACTGCTCTTTATGCTTATTTAATAGCAAAACATGAATCTGGAGATTTTATACTTAGAATAGAGGATACAGATCAGGATAGATTTGTGGAAGGTGCTTTAGATATAATTTACGATACTTTAAAAATTACAGGCCTGAAATATGATGAGGGTCCGGATATAGGTGGTTCCGTAGGTCCTTATGTCCAAAGCAGGAGAACAAACATATACCTGGAATATGCAAAAAAATTGATAGAGAAAGGGGAAGCTTATTACTGTTTTTGTTCAAAAGACAGACTGGAAAAACTCAGAGAGGATGCTGAATCTAAAAAAGCTACATACAAATATGACAAACACTGTCTAAGTCTTTCCAGAGAGGAAGTAGAAAATAACCTGAAGGCCGGCATTCCACATATAATAAGACAAAATAATCCAGAAACTGGAACTACGATTTTTCACGATGAAATATACGGTGATATATCCGTAGACAATTCAGAACTGGATGACATGATATTGATAAAATCAGATGGATTCCCTACATACAATTTTGCAAATGTAGTAGATGATCATTTAATGGGTATCACCCATGTAGTGCGCGGGAGTGAATATCTATCCTCCTCCCCGAAGTACAATAGATTATATGAAGCTTTTGGCTGGAAAGTTCCAATTTATGTCCATTGTCCACCAATAATGAAGGATGCCCACCATAAATTGAGCAAGCGAAATGGAGATGCATCTTTTGAAGATCTTCTCAAAAAGGGCTATTTAAAGGATGCAGTACTTAACTATATAGCCCTTCTTGGATGGAATCCCGGTGGAGAAAATGAGATATTTGACCTTGAAGAACTTGTAAAAGTATTTGACTATAAAAATATAAATAAATCACCGGCAATATTTGACGATACGAAACTGAAGTGGATGAATGGAGAATACATCAGGAAAATGGATATCCAGGAATTTACACAAATTGCTATGCCTTATTATAAGAGTACAATTTCAAGAGATCTGGACTTTATGAAGATAAGCCAGCTAGTTCAGCCTAGAGTTGAGCTGCTGAGCGAAATACCTGATCTCATAGCTTTCTTTGATTCTCTTCCAGATTATTCTGCTGATCTATATATTCATAAAAAGATGAAGACCAATTTGGAAAATTCCCTTTTTACTCTTGAAAAAATTATTCCTGTATTTGAGTCAATTAAAAACTGGGACATAGAAAATATAGAAAAGGCATGCATGGATATGGTTCATGAACTCGGTGTTAAAAATGGAATAGTTCTCTGGCCAGTAAGAACTGCACTCTCCGGAAAGAAATCATCTGCCGGAGGCGCCTACGAAATTGCAGATATAATAGGCAGGGAAGAATCAATAAAGAGGTTAAATATAGGTCTCAAAAAGCTAAAAGATGCATTGAACTAATTTTAAAGCTTCAGAGGGTATATACTCCCT
Proteins encoded in this region:
- a CDS encoding ATP-dependent helicase, with protein sequence MKMELDPMQEKAVYTDYRNVVVCAPPGSGKTTVIINRVYNLVENRGIDPSNILVITFTKSAAENMKYRYLKISSGRNRTPFFGTFHSLFYRILSKYGNKIDIISEDGAQKLITGILRLYMDQVESQKVKYILNDISHLKSESCNMDDFKSKVDKSIFKHCFNVYEEYKKKHCLMDFDDLQFKARELFLENSYILNKCRNIFKYILIDEFQDSDRIQMELLKLIAYGNSIFAVGDEDQCIYGFRGSNPECMVNFDMYFDRGRKLFLNMNYRSVENIVELSKVLISNNKNRNDKIIKPHRKKHGNMEFMTFKSVNEESDYISFKTTGNRYNFEDTAVFYRSNMESRSIIDSFLAHGIKFRFLNEPYNFFEHYVCRDIIAYLKLSVDGYDRKSFERIANRPYRYISRINIGKVRENPIRDNCFDILKDMGGISNSQIKVVHKLKRKVEKLNKMPLQKTVDFIMYDIGYMQYLKVYCSKIDEDISKIEYIVEEFREVSKKFSSIDELLKYIDKFSNATAKSLSSNEGIVLSTIHGVKGMEFANVFMVNCNEGIIPHVNSIPGNIEEERRLFYVGITRAIDNLHLCSVETFGGKPKKVSRFINECVPYI
- the gltX gene encoding glutamate--tRNA ligase, which gives rise to MSKVRTRFAPSPTGYMHVGNLRTALYAYLIAKHESGDFILRIEDTDQDRFVEGALDIIYDTLKITGLKYDEGPDIGGSVGPYVQSRRTNIYLEYAKKLIEKGEAYYCFCSKDRLEKLREDAESKKATYKYDKHCLSLSREEVENNLKAGIPHIIRQNNPETGTTIFHDEIYGDISVDNSELDDMILIKSDGFPTYNFANVVDDHLMGITHVVRGSEYLSSSPKYNRLYEAFGWKVPIYVHCPPIMKDAHHKLSKRNGDASFEDLLKKGYLKDAVLNYIALLGWNPGGENEIFDLEELVKVFDYKNINKSPAIFDDTKLKWMNGEYIRKMDIQEFTQIAMPYYKSTISRDLDFMKISQLVQPRVELLSEIPDLIAFFDSLPDYSADLYIHKKMKTNLENSLFTLEKIIPVFESIKNWDIENIEKACMDMVHELGVKNGIVLWPVRTALSGKKSSAGGAYEIADIIGREESIKRLNIGLKKLKDALN
- a CDS encoding nicotinate phosphoribosyltransferase, which encodes MEYIKNFDIRTSRNLTMLVDFYELTMSNGYLESNIGNRIAYFDMFFRKIPDEGGYCIMAGVQQVIEYLSNLNFSKDDIDYLRSKEDFSEKFLDYLENFKFTCDVWAIPEGNPVFPNEPLITVRGPAIQAQFVETMILLTINHQTLIATKANRICKAAKGRPVMEFGSRRAQGYDGAIYGARAAVIGGCSSTACTISEQMFGIPAVGTMAHSWVQLFSSEYESFKAWAEIYPDNCVLLIDTYNVLKSGLPNAIRVFKEILLPNGKRPKGIRIDSGDITYLTKKCRKILDDAGFNDVKIVISNSLDEFIIRDVLSQGAYIDSFGVGERLITARSEPVFGGVYKLVAVEAENGNIIPKIKISENEEKITNPGFKKIYRLYDKDENKAIADLITLRDEKLDASNSLEIFDPVFTWKKKKLKNYYIKDLMVKIFDHGKLIYESPDVMDIRNIVKEETEKMWPEVLRFENPHNYYVDLSTKLWNLKQDLLHKYSSTYEE
- a CDS encoding methyl-accepting chemotaxis protein, with the translated sequence MKKKLVVMLACFSIIPILVSNIIYYIFQSNNFGNASYFLESSVVIGIVFLIAAFIVGRSMGSNLEYVKPIHEDVLYGADSGALDNIDEGKESLSDKIQKLKSLTDNLENSSKVIVASANDVAHSIQDISKDSQVQADEIVDIVTIIDNLKTEIDKVKQKLGVVSEGTSDTEEKAKDGENKIYDLIDFIVKIKGSFDIVMEKVNSLSGTVSEIGKITDVISGISEQTNLLALNASIEAARAGEHGKGFTVVADEVRKLAEKSKTSSEKVINLVTSITAETQAVIKNSSEIGSLLENQATAANDTIISFEDIMDAVKSIPNLINDTNESLDGTLSKNDEVLKKVENVSEASQNVSAASEEIAASSEELLTTTEELSNLSVKVNSSIMQLNSIGV
- a CDS encoding D-alanyl-D-alanine carboxypeptidase family protein produces the protein MKKNKLCLVLMLIIVFFANSIVFSKETGNVAPQIYGQSAITVDMQTGEIIYEKNIDTRRYPASTTKLMTAILLAENKDKNSTLKYTKNAKMQPAASLNDDIHPIDIGDTMTALSAMDALLLYSANDIAYMIADNIGNGTSSFSDEMNKKVHEFGLKNTHFVTPNGLHNADHYSTAYDMSIIAKHAFENPWIRETMSKPTSSIKTSKGLTFPLENRNKLLGKNGCIAGKTGYTIPAGRCLVAIYERSGRKMLGVVMKSVYDADDTNVFNDMEKIIDWSYNKEPSTIFKKDSIITYKNLKYKPLGFGPSVKLSVPVIVSENVGYYDNSINKKELKENISFNSINSDTLEGISPIGTLNVSQRDCTKNYKLYSNLSKTDILKKSFHVYAMAIIAAALLIYILVRKLRHLQ
- a CDS encoding MBL fold metallo-hydrolase encodes the protein MKIEFYGAAGCVTGSCHLLKIGDKNILLDCGMYQGTDEKERGNETFNFNPKVIDYVILSHAHIDHSGRIPLLYKQGFKGTVVCTEGTKDLCSIMLADSGHIMESDAEWKNRRRIRQGINQPIEPLYTVKLAQVSMYLFKGYPYDQWIELFDGFKLRFRDAGHLLGSAIIEMLISEDSKDIKLVYTGDLGNKCIPILKDPTLVDYGDYLIMESTYGDRLHTNLTDDIKNLSQIILDTFKRGGNVIIPSFAVGRTQEVIYSLNKYVSENTLKDIKVYIDSPLAAESTSIFSKYKKYYDSEAAGLLEKGINPLNFNGLTFVRSPEESIKLNKINQGAVIISASGMCEAGRIKHHLKHNLWRKECSIVFVGYQAEGTLGRKILDGSKKVKIFGEEIAVNAKIYNLQGLSGHADRDGLFNWLCKFKTKPEKIILVHGDSQPLENLSNFLKSHDYSTFIAHPGDTFTPGMIPQKFSIVRNKILSIINSIEDLDSFDRETLIKKIDSEIKDI
- a CDS encoding NUDIX hydrolase; this translates as MDNIYNIFKNRKPTIIGNFNRASVMLLLTESNCDPQVIFEVRSMNLSHQPGDICLPGGKIEKDEFPKDAAIRETMEELNLNREDIDFIGDMDYVVTPFNFMMFPFVSRLKGDYNIVPNKSEVDHVFKVPLKFFIDTRPDAYELPLVQELDEKFPYHLINDGKNYKFRKGSVRDYFYRYEDYVIWGFTALVLKRFADIVKCGGKL